gttTATATAGTTAGTTTTAGGAAattgtttggttatttaattttagttttagtgggagagagaaaaagaagaagaaaaagaagaagtgggaGAAAACtatttttcttaaatcaacaacAATCATGGATGGgtacgaagaagaaggtgaataaCTTAACGTTGAAGGTTGactaccgtttagagaagacgatttggggtatttGTTGAATGATCAAAACTTTTGTGGATAGGAAGCCCTAGACGACGATTTCATGGAAGTAAACGAAGAATCACACGAGATCAAAGTTAATAATGGATCAAACATACATcttttgtgttaagaaactcTAAAACTCATGTTGTGTGCATTTGTATGCGTTTTTAAACGAGAAAATTCGAtttttgcatgcattgaatgccatgaactacccagaattGGTAGATAATGGAGTACCATATCTATCGATTATAAGTTACTGAGACATCAAATatctacaatcggtagtttcgcgGACATATAATACTACCAATTATGAAAAACCCCAAGTTGGTAGTTTTAATTTTTCATAATTGGTAGTTTACTTTACTACCGATTGTCAAAGTTGCCCCAAATACGAATTTTACCAAACTTATAATAATTGTTTTTTTCATCTTTTACAATCGGTAGATTAGTAAAATTTTCAAACCTCAGATTATGGTCGTCGCCCCAAAATCAACTTCCtccaaaattgaaaattttgtaaTTCTTCAGATTTCATAAACGGTAGTTGATAAATGAATTTATCAACCGATTATTGTTGTcgtcccaaaaaaaaaatcacttaaaATTTTCGAATTTGACAACCTATAATCGGCTGTACTGTGTGTACATTTATCTACCTATTTGGTTGTAATCGGGTGTTTGGCAATAAATAATGCCTCTGATTATTCAATTTTTTTATACAGAAGCCGTAGACTTTTCCAACTATATAATCGGTAGTCTATATTCATATTTTACAGCCGATTGTGTCTCAATCGGTAGAAAATTTCTATCTCGTGCTTCCGATTATTATCTCCTAACTTGTTGTTGTCGTACGTAGGACATTGTAGTGGTGATGGATTTTATTGGAGGCCTGATACTTCCCaccactatgcaaacgatttgttATACTCATGactattcttttcttttcttcaagatgTATGTTAAATGCTTATGCTTGTGAGGTTTGTTTTGTTATACTTCCGATTACTTGCATTTTTTTCAATAGAGTTTCATTGAACatcaataatcggtagataagaataTGTATTAGTTACCAATTAAGTATGTTATTCGAGGCACAACTagtttattttgaaaaaaaatagccGTTTATGCCGATTTGCAATGTCAAGGTCATTTCAACTTTATGTAACGGTAATGCAAAGATCACAGTCGGAAGTTAAGTACTAAACAATGCGTCTGATTATGTGTAATCGGTTATTAGATAATAAAACAGATGTCCGAttgttatgaattttttgaatatCACAAGGGTCTCTCCCGTACAAAGAGAGCTAAACAGATAGAATTATTTAGATTGAAACAATAAAAAGTTAATAATCAATAGATATATCATAATTTTTACTACTGATTGTACTTCCACAATTCTATTACGAAGTCCTGTGATTAACGTCGTGGACGTCTTGGACGAGCCCTAAATGGATTAAATATGTCCATCACCTTAAGGATTCTGAAATGAGCTTCGTAACAGTAGTTTGATCCTTTCCATCTCCACCATTACCCGAGAAGTCGCGCTATAAACTCGTCATTGGTTTCACCTCTCAATCGATATTGATTCACAAAATAAGTTAAATGGACAAATTTTTCGACATGTTCGTTTATGGAACCAACTCGGCAGAAAAGATCACCTACATGACGGTTATTTGGGTTACCGGTGTCGACACAAAAAATTCCGTGAATTAtccccaaataactcatactcGTTGCACCTCGTTGCCTAAGTTCTTCACCTCATTTCGGATAGAATTGAACATAGCGCCTACATAGAGATAAATCTTTTTAACCATGAACTCTTTAGGATTAATAAATGGTTGGGCCATTATCTTGAAGATGATTTCTTTGATGTTGGAGAGAGTTTAAATGTATTTGTGTTGCGTATAGGGTAAGAGGATACcatccttatatagattagagtcccAACGACTCTATTTTTAGATGACTGACTAAATAATCAGACGAAGTAAGTAATTAATAGCTTCCAATAATTAAGTTGGCCCAAATTtggattttgccaaaatctctaatttttcgaattttggaactacaataatcggtaggttattaTGTTCAACTAAATTCCGATTATGAAGTTGCTCCAAATTTTGATTTTACCAAAATCTCTAATTTTTCGAATTTTGGAACTATAATAATCGATGTTAACCTAACTTCCGATTATGAAGTTACCCCAAATTTGCATTTTTCCaaaatctctattttttttttcaaaatttggcaCTACAATAATTGGTTGAGTATTAAGTTCACCAAACTTCCGATTATTAAGTTGGCAAAAATTTGGATTTTGGCTCAGAGGAATCGGCAGTTTATGAAGTTCACCAAACTATCAATTACTAATGGTAGTCCCAAAttcaattttacaaaaaaaatcaaattcgagttttatactttaacaatcggtagttatgttatgttgtttatctaccgattattgcaATAGCCCATTCTTAAACAAACTAATAATCGGTTGCTAATACCACTATATTAACTACCGGTTATTTAAGGGCATTTAGGTATTTTTCAAATCATTAGGACATCCCATAACCTTGTCTATGAGTTGagaataaaaaagtcgcccctaattcttccGAGGTCTCCCTTAAAAATGCGAGGAAAATAAACTCCAACGAAAAAATAAATTTAGAAAGGCTCTCCTaaattgaaaaagaagaagacaaCTTTCTCCGATGCAGGAGAGAGGATGATGGCGGAAACAGAAGTGCAGTAGGGATAGATAGAGGGGAAGAGATTCGAGGAAACCTAAATTTTGTTTCCGTTTTTGGAATTTGGAATTATCcacataaataaataagaattaacACACTAGCTTCACATAAGTAGGGCTGCAtatgggtcggtttgggtcggttttggcctcacccaccaaccaacccactgatggtgggtaacaaaagttgtcacccacaaccaacccaacattacaatgggtcggttttcacccgatcCATATTACGGTGGGTTgaatcgggtgggtggtgggttacccaccataaaatacaatgaacattacattaTAGTTACAGACTTACCGTCTTACTGTTAAACATACATGTATACAAATAACGAAGATTCTTACAAATTGGATGTAATAGCTTTTATTAAAAAGCTGACTCCAAGTCAAGGGTAGACAATTAAAATccagagaagtaagaagttggtgcaaagttgCAAACTGCATGCAAAATGACAAAGCTATGACGCTAACTTCAGCGAACAGAAGTTAGCGATGATTAGGTTTAAACATTATATATCATTACTTCAACGGTTGtggttcatctaggataggtaattTAAGGGTTAGCATTAaattagaaatatttaggtgggtgggtgggttgggtcgggtgagggaagttgtcacccacaaTCAACCCACCATACGATGGGTTTTGATGCTGTGATCCATAATCGACCCGTTCCTAGATGAGTTGGGTCGGATGCGGATAATTTCAGGCGGATGTGGGTTGggttggtgggttgagtcggttttgtgcagccctacacATAAGTAAAAGACTAATTTATACCTAATTGAATATGAATATGATTATGAAAGAATATTTTGTACCTAATTAAATGGATATGATTTTTTTTCCCGAGGGTAAAGGGATTTGAATTAACCAAAACCTAACTAAGTGATTTGGACAAGCTCATTAAAGGTTGCCATAGTCTGGGATGTGCCTCTAATATGGTCCTAAATCACCAGCTTCATAAGAAATATATAAGGAATAAGTCTAAATACTTGGTAAAAAGAAGGTGTGCATTTTCCTCATTGAAAACCTATGGTGGAACCTTGACTAAAGAAAATACTGCAATGCGAGATGTCCCAAAGACTATAATCATTTTAAAACagcctacaaaaataaaattatgtgtaTACTTTTTCAGTATTATGAAAGTTTGTATTTCTCCATCAATATGCAGTAAAGGTGTGACAACACTATCAAAATATGGTCCCGAACCTGGAAACACGAGACCCACCGAACCATTTGTCCGGGTAAATCGGTGCCCTCTCACATTTTTATGGGTCCCACCACAAATAAGTGGCCCTGTTAGACTCCCTGAATGCTAGGGCCCGCAAAATTTGTGACAGAACACCGATTTCCCGGGACAAAACTCTCGGTGGCTCTATCACTTTCGGTCTCGAACCCTTCCATCTATAATGAGAGGAACTAGTTGGacttggactaaaccgtattttaccGTACGATACAACCCAATTCAAGCCGGCTACTCTGAATGTTCTTCAAATATTTTAAGTAGTTCAGTGAAACGTAACGACGCAGTGGATTTCACCATTGCAGAATATTTTCATCGATCAACGTGAATTGATTGGATATATCAGATTATAGATAAACATAGATCTACAGATGTATAATATTAATAGATCAGAaatgaaaccctagaaaaaagccctaaaaaattacaaaaaaatgttTCCTCAATTTGGATCCACATCGGAGACACTAAGTAAAGCTTCGTCTGTGATGTTTAGAATCGGTACAGATGCTCATCTCTATGATGACCCTGATGATGTTAATATAATTCCCCTTCTTGATAGTCGATTTGATTCAGAGAAATTTGAAGCTTTAAAAAGATTACTTGCTCTCATCGCCCAAGGTGTTGATGTCTCCAATTTCTTCCCCCAGGTTTGAATGCTCTTTCTTTTTTCTGTGATTTTTTTTAACTCTGTTTTGTTAGATTATAATCCTCAATATCATTGTAAATTGGAATCAGTAGTTGTTGATAGGGAATGATGTATAAGAAATTAAAATTTAGGACACAAAATAATTACAGAACTTCAGAGTTTGGATAAAATTGTTGGATCTGTACATAATTTTTCCGAGGGGCTGATATTGTTATTTAATGAAATGCAGGTTGTTAAGAATGTAGCATCTCAGTCTTTGGAAGTAAAGAAGCTCGTTTACTTGTATCTGCTTCATTATGCCGAAAAGTAATCTCTAATTAGTAATTTGTTTTGCATTTTAGTACGTTATGTCAATATATTAAAAAGAGTGCTTTATTTTCATTGAAACTATGAGCTTTGTTTTTGCAATGAAATACATGTAAACTGAATTGTAATCATGCAGCTACTGGCTGCTGTATTAGAGTATGCCTATGTTAACATGATTTTTAACACTTCGAAGTTTGCACTATACTTCTAGAGTATGCCTATGTATTGATTACTGTTTTTTTAGGCGTCCAAATGAAGCGTTGTTATCTATCAACTGTTTCCAGAAGGATTTGTCAGATACAAATCCATTGGTTCGTGCATGGGCACTTCGTGCAATGGCAGGAATCCGGTTACATGCAATAGCTCCTCTTGTTCTTGTTGCTGTCAGTAAGTGTGCGAGAGATCCGTCGGTCTATGTTAGGAAATGTGCAGCTAATGCTCTTCCCAAATTGAATGATTTGCACCAAGAGGAGAACACATCGTCTCTCGTAGAGGTCAGTTCCTCGAAATATATACCTTCCATTACCGTTACCATTTCAGCACTAGAAAATGAAAGATATGTTTTGCAGATTGTTGGTATTTTGCTATGTGATCATTCCCCTGGAGTAGTTGGAGCAGCAGCGGCTGCGTTCAACATAGTTTGTCCTAATAATCTATCAGTGATAGGCAAAAATTTCAAAAAGCTGTGCCAGACTCTTCCTGATGTGGAAGAGTGGGGTCAGATAGTCTTAATTGGTATTCTTCTTCGCTATGTAGTAGCGAGGCATGGACTTGTGAAAGAGTCCATTCTGTTCTGTTCCCATGACAATCACATTTGTGAttctgaaaagaaggatgaagctGTTCCTATATCTAATATTGATGAAGCAGAAAGGGGAGATGGGAACAAGGAGTTTGTTTTGACTAGTTTGTTGGCAAGATGTTATATAGAAGGACCAGATGAATATGTATCACGGTCAAGTTATATCGGTAGGGATACCTCAGGAGTTGACAATGCAGGTTATACGTCCAACAAAGACTGTGATGATGTAAAGCTTTTGCTGCAATGCACATCACCATTGATGTGGAGTCATAACAGTGCAGTTGTACTTGCAGCTGCTGGTGTTCACTGGATTATGTCGCCCAAGGGAGATGTCCGGAGAATTGTCAAGCCACTTTTATTTCTTCTTCGATCTTCTGATGCCTCGAAGTATGTGGTAAGTATATTGGTTTTAATGTTGGTTCTTGGACGTGAATGTTGTTTCCTCTCTATCTTCATTTTCTATATATGTATTTTACTGTCAATTGCTGATAAGTTCATAGCATCTAGACTATCTATAAATCTGATTATGTCTCACTATCCTGGTGCAGGTTCTATGCAACATTCAAGTTTTTGCCAAGGCAATGCCTTCCCTTTTCACGTCTCATTTTGAAGATTTCTTTGTTTGTTTGTCTGATTCATATCAGATCAAAGCTTTAAAGCTTGGCATACTCTCCATAATTGCAACAGATGCGTCAATTCCGTTTATTTTCCAAGAGTTCCAGGTATTTACTCAGAAACAGTTTCTGGTCTTATTTCATATCCATTATTTTTATACAGTATAAATATGTTAAGCAGTGGGTATCTTCATTACTTATCTCAGTTATTCTCTAGCCTCTCTAGCCCTTTGTTTCATCATTACGAATAACATAAGTGTTTTTATTTGTTATCTTTATACAGAATAAATATGTTAAGCACAGATTATCTTCATTACTTATCTCAGTTGATCTCTAGCAAATTGTTTCCATCATTAATAATAGCATAGATGTTATTTCCCCCCTTACAGTATTAGACACAACCCATTTGCATGGAATTCGTCTCTGTGTATACCAACTGATAACTATTTTTTAGTGGGTTGCTAGGATTACATCAGAGATACAGATAGAAGATTTGTTGTTGACACCATTGCTGCAATTGGCTTATGTGCGCAAAGACTTCCAACTGTAGCTAATACTTGCCTGGAAGGACTTTTGGCTTTGACTAGACAAGGTATGCAAACAGTTCCTCTTTTCTGTTGCAGTTTACTTACAGAAATACATTTCTTTATATTCTTCTGATTTGTGCCCTCAATTGCAGAATCCTTGACTTTTGATGCGAGTTCAATGGACGGCGAAGCAAATGTTTTGGCTCAAGCAATTATGTCCATAAAAGCAATTATAAAGCAAGATCCTGTATGTCATGAGAAGGTAAGTTCTTAACTATAATTACATGTTTCGTAATGGACCTGTAGTTCCTATTTTTGATTAGTATTTTCTAGTGCACGTTACTGATTCTAATCACCTATTACAAATTTTTCCTTTAAAGGCAATAATACAGCTGGCACGTAGTTTGGATTCGATCAAGGTGCCCGTGGCCCGAGCTATGATTGTGTGGATGGTTGGAGAGTACAATTCTGTGGGGCTGATAATCCCAAGGATGTTAGCGACTATACTTCAATACCTTGCTAGGTGCTTTACCACTGAAGCAGCAGAGACGAAGAACCAGATCCTGAATACTGCCCTCAAGGTATTATTTACTTTCTTTCACTGTGCGGTAGTAAAAGGGTCTCATGATTGTTCATTTAAAGTACTTCTTCATTTCACATGCTCCTTTCCCAGGTTGTGTTGTATGGAGAAGGTGAAGATACCGCAATATACAGAAGGGTCTTAAGTTATGTTCTTCAGCTTGCCAAATGTGACCCAGACTATGATATCCGTGATCGAGCTCATATATTAGAGAATCTTTTATTTTGCTACATAACTTCTGAAAGCTTGGAGGAGGGGATGATGTATACACCAAAAGTTACAGACATACAGCATATGCTTGTGAAGAGCATATTTGGGGGCAATAAAAAACCTGTATCACCTGCACCAAATAACTATCGTGTTTTCCTCCCTGGTTCTCTTTCACAGATAGTGCTTCATGCAGCTCCAGGGTATGAGCCTCTTCCAAAGCCATGTAGTCTACCATCTGATGAACTTGGTCAGCTGGAGATGAATGGTCAGAGTGATAAAACCCGTGGACCGCAAACTGCCAATGATCACTCTTTTGACACAAATGAGCAGGACACATTCTCTGGATCTTTGAATGAAGAAAGTGGCTCTGATTATAGCTCTCGAGATACCGTCACCAGATCAGATGAGAGTGAAGGAACTGGCTCTGCAAGTCAAATTGATGAAGACGATCCGCTGATTCAGCTATTAGATGTTAGTACTGCTGAGAAAACTAATTTGGCACAATTCTCTGATGACTTGGGGGGATTAATGTCGAAGGGAGCCCTAGAATCTTGGTTGGATGATCAGCCTCGTTCCTCTGAACTCAGCTCATCTAAACTATCTTCTGTACAACCATCTTTAGCAAGGCTTTCCATACGAGATATTGGTGCTAGAGTTAAACCCAGAAGTTATAGTCTCTTACATCCTTCTAATGGAAATGGCCTTAAAGTGGATTATTCATTTTCTTCAGAGACTTCAAGCATATCTCCTACCCTTGTTTGCATAGAGGTTTCCTTCCAAAATTGCTCCACAGAACCCTTAGAAGCTATAAAtttggcagatgaagattctacTCGGAATTCGGAATCTACAACTTTGGAAACATATGAGAGGTATTTTTTATTTATACCGAGTAGATTAAGTAGTTCCTTGTTTTTTTTATATTTCTTCTCATTTTGATGCTTAGCCATTCATGTTTCTTTTGGCGGATATCTATTGTAGAAGGCAGTCCAAGAATTTTTGAATGACCATGATTTTATAAAGTATGAGCAAGAGCTAAAAACAATAAACCTCCTCCTGATGTTTGACTGTTCGAATATAATTGTTACCAAGGAAGTCGGATATTTGAATCTCATGACTTAGTTAAAACTAGTAGCTCAATATCTGCAGATTATGATTATTTTAGTTATTTATTTGACACGTTGAATGTGTAATAGATTTTTGTTGTGCCATTTATAGACATGCTCCTTTTTAAAATTTAGTTCTCCACTATCTTGGATATTTATATTGAGCCACTAGCTTTTGGGCGACCCTGCAGCTCCTCAACCTCCTCAGAAGTACCCACTTTAGTAGCTGGGGATGACATCGTCTCGATACAACCTGGTCAGACGATGAAAAGGATCTTTCAAGTTCACTTCCATCATCATCTTTTACCTCTCAGTTTGGCCATATGCTGCAGTGGTAAAAGGCTGCCTGTTAAGTTACGGCCTGACATCGGATACTTCGTAAAACCACTGCAAATGAATATAGAGGCCTTCCACTTGAAGGAGTCTCAGCTCCCAGGAATGTTTGAGTACTCTAGAAAGTGAGCATTATTTTTTACtgtttttcctttaatacttCCTAAATTAACATTTTGTTGTGAGATAGGAGATTCATCTATTTTCCCCATCGGTTTTTTGCTTCTATTTTGTGGACGTTGAATTATCCCTGACTTGCTCTGTATTCCAACAGATGCATCTTCAAGGACCATATCATAGCGCTGAGCAGTGACAAAGAACATAGCACAGTAACGGAGGACAATCTTCTTCTAGTTTGCCGGAGCCTAGCTTCGCAAGTTTTGAGCAATGCAAGTTTCTTTCTTGTATCAGTAGATATGCCAGTTTCTGCCAAACTCGA
This portion of the Papaver somniferum cultivar HN1 chromosome 11, ASM357369v1, whole genome shotgun sequence genome encodes:
- the LOC113325402 gene encoding AP3-complex subunit beta-A-like isoform X2 is translated as MFPQFGSTSETLSKASSVMFRIGTDAHLYDDPDDVNIIPLLDSRFDSEKFEALKRLLALIAQGVDVSNFFPQVVKNVASQSLEVKKLVYLYLLHYAEKRPNEALLSINCFQKDLSDTNPLVRAWALRAMAGIRLHAIAPLVLVAVSKCARDPSVYVRKCAANALPKLNDLHQEENTSSLVEIVGILLCDHSPGVVGAAAAAFNIVCPNNLSVIGKNFKKLCQTLPDVEEWGQIVLIGILLRYVVARHGLVKESILFCSHDNHICDSEKKDEAVPISNIDEAERGDGNKEFVLTSLLARCYIEGPDEYVSRSSYIGRDTSGVDNAAAGVHWIMSPKGDVRRIVKPLLFLLRSSDASKYVVLCNIQVFAKAMPSLFTSHFEDFFVCLSDSYQIKALKLGILSIIATDASIPFIFQEFQDYIRDTDRRFVVDTIAAIGLCAQRLPTVANTCLEGLLALTRQESLTFDASSMDGEANVLAQAIMSIKAIIKQDPVCHEKAIIQLARSLDSIKVPVARAMIVWMVGEYNSVGLIIPRMLATILQYLARCFTTEAAETKNQILNTALKVVLYGEGEDTAIYRRVLSYVLQLAKCDPDYDIRDRAHILENLLFCYITSESLEEGMMYTPKVTDIQHMLVKSIFGGNKKPVSPAPNNYRVFLPGSLSQIVLHAAPGYEPLPKPCSLPSDELGQLEMNGQSDKTRGPQTANDHSFDTNEQDTFSGSLNEESGSDYSSRDTVTRSDESEGTGSASQIDEDDPLIQLLDVSTAEKTNLAQFSDDLGGLMSKGALESWLDDQPRSSELSSSKLSSVQPSLARLSIRDIGARVKPRSYSLLHPSNGNGLKVDYSFSSETSSISPTLVCIEVSFQNCSTEPLEAINLADEDSTRNSESTTLETYESSSTSSEVPTLVAGDDIVSIQPGQTMKRIFQVHFHHHLLPLSLAICCSGKRLPVKLRPDIGYFVKPLQMNIEAFHLKESQLPGMFEYSRKCIFKDHIIALSSDKEHSTVTEDNLLLVCRSLASQVLSNASFFLVSVDMPVSAKLDDASGLSLRFSCEILSNSIPCLITVTVEGKCSEQLSVSVKVNCEETIFGLNLLNRVVAFLS
- the LOC113325402 gene encoding AP3-complex subunit beta-A-like isoform X1, which gives rise to MFPQFGSTSETLSKASSVMFRIGTDAHLYDDPDDVNIIPLLDSRFDSEKFEALKRLLALIAQGVDVSNFFPQVVKNVASQSLEVKKLVYLYLLHYAEKRPNEALLSINCFQKDLSDTNPLVRAWALRAMAGIRLHAIAPLVLVAVSKCARDPSVYVRKCAANALPKLNDLHQEENTSSLVEIVGILLCDHSPGVVGAAAAAFNIVCPNNLSVIGKNFKKLCQTLPDVEEWGQIVLIGILLRYVVARHGLVKESILFCSHDNHICDSEKKDEAVPISNIDEAERGDGNKEFVLTSLLARCYIEGPDEYVSRSSYIGRDTSGVDNAGYTSNKDCDDVKLLLQCTSPLMWSHNSAVVLAAAGVHWIMSPKGDVRRIVKPLLFLLRSSDASKYVVLCNIQVFAKAMPSLFTSHFEDFFVCLSDSYQIKALKLGILSIIATDASIPFIFQEFQDYIRDTDRRFVVDTIAAIGLCAQRLPTVANTCLEGLLALTRQESLTFDASSMDGEANVLAQAIMSIKAIIKQDPVCHEKAIIQLARSLDSIKVPVARAMIVWMVGEYNSVGLIIPRMLATILQYLARCFTTEAAETKNQILNTALKVVLYGEGEDTAIYRRVLSYVLQLAKCDPDYDIRDRAHILENLLFCYITSESLEEGMMYTPKVTDIQHMLVKSIFGGNKKPVSPAPNNYRVFLPGSLSQIVLHAAPGYEPLPKPCSLPSDELGQLEMNGQSDKTRGPQTANDHSFDTNEQDTFSGSLNEESGSDYSSRDTVTRSDESEGTGSASQIDEDDPLIQLLDVSTAEKTNLAQFSDDLGGLMSKGALESWLDDQPRSSELSSSKLSSVQPSLARLSIRDIGARVKPRSYSLLHPSNGNGLKVDYSFSSETSSISPTLVCIEVSFQNCSTEPLEAINLADEDSTRNSESTTLETYESSSTSSEVPTLVAGDDIVSIQPGQTMKRIFQVHFHHHLLPLSLAICCSGKRLPVKLRPDIGYFVKPLQMNIEAFHLKESQLPGMFEYSRKCIFKDHIIALSSDKEHSTVTEDNLLLVCRSLASQVLSNASFFLVSVDMPVSAKLDDASGLSLRFSCEILSNSIPCLITVTVEGKCSEQLSVSVKVNCEETIFGLNLLNRVVAFLS